A segment of the Fibrobacter succinogenes subsp. succinogenes S85 genome:
ACGGGAATCTTTCGAGCCTTGATAGCTGCTTTGTCAAGCATTTCCGTACCAACACCTGTACGCTGAATCATTTTCAAGTTTTTTGCGGCAGTCAACACTTCTTCATTTATGAGCAGACGTCCGCTCACAAGAAAATAGTCGGCATCAACAGCTTCCTTGATAAGCTGTTCTTGCGTCGGTTCATCAAGGGTTTTGATTTCAAAACCTGCAGGGACGACGCTCTTGAGAATTTCCCAGGGTTTACCCGTGTACCGGTATGTGTGTAGAATTTTTGGCATAATAGATAATGTGTGAAATAAGCAAGGTTATAAAAACAACAATTAAAGGCAAAACATACAACGCAACTACATTAGACGCAACACCGCAAAGTTCATAAACATGCTCCATAGTATGCCAAACAATTGGATGAATAATATACACGAACATAGAGTATCGTTTTCCTATTATTTGAAGAACCCCAGCATGTTTATTTGGATTGTTTACAGCATAGAGAAATAGACAAAATACTTGGGGAAAAGTAACTATGTTCACACCAAAATCTCGCCCCATCAAAAATCTCTCTAACAAGCATAATACAGTACATACAATGGCGATAGCCATTACCCCCCCCCGTGTAAATTTCAGTTTACTTTTATAAGCATGTATCCAGTTTCCCATCGTAAAGAAACACAAACCCTCAACAAAAAAATTTCTATAGTACATATTTGGAATTTTTATTCCTGCAAGATGCATGCCTTGAGCTAGAAGTATATAAACAAAAATCATAATCGTTGCAACAACATAGATACTCTTAATTTTATGTACTCTTAAAACAAGAGCGAATAAAACATAATCATACAACAAAGCAAATAAAAACCAGTATTGTCCCGCAACGACAAACGGCTGATTAAAAAGGAGCAAGTTAAGTAAAGCGCCTTTGCTAAAATAAAACACAGATTTGCCAAATACAAAATATTGAACAAAGTCAAATAAAACATAGGCAACACATGCATACAAGGTTATTTTGCCCACATGCTTTATTTTTCTCGCCATATTGCTATTTATTTTCTCAGGATTTGCTGAAATAAAATAGCAGAAATAACCAGAAACCATAAAAAATAGCGGAACACAAAAACGGCTTACAGCTTGGACTACCGTTCCCAACAATCCAGGGAACTCGCAATGCATAAAAACTACGCAAATACACGCAATTCCTTTTATAAAATCCAAACAGTAATTATATTGTTTTGTTTCCGACATCTTTGTTTACAGCTCCACAGTTGCCCTTCGCGGTTCAAAACAACAGCAGGGACGTAAGGC
Coding sequences within it:
- a CDS encoding acyltransferase family protein, with protein sequence MSETKQYNYCLDFIKGIACICVVFMHCEFPGLLGTVVQAVSRFCVPLFFMVSGYFCYFISANPEKINSNMARKIKHVGKITLYACVAYVLFDFVQYFVFGKSVFYFSKGALLNLLLFNQPFVVAGQYWFLFALLYDYVLFALVLRVHKIKSIYVVATIMIFVYILLAQGMHLAGIKIPNMYYRNFFVEGLCFFTMGNWIHAYKSKLKFTRGGVMAIAIVCTVLCLLERFLMGRDFGVNIVTFPQVFCLFLYAVNNPNKHAGVLQIIGKRYSMFVYIIHPIVWHTMEHVYELCGVASNVVALYVLPLIVVFITLLISHIIYYAKNSTHIPVHG